Genomic segment of Aquarana catesbeiana isolate 2022-GZ linkage group LG02, ASM4218655v1, whole genome shotgun sequence:
GGAGCCATTTGGCTtctgccaatcaatgccagtgaTGAGAGGGCGGGGCTGAATCTCAccgtctgtgtctatagatgcagatagtgaggctcgggagcgagcccacacgtGCCCCCCATTTAAAAAGCAGGCTTTCTACAAAGGGACTGGCCGAAGGGGGAGGAGCGACGCCAGGGACTTGAGAATAGGAGGTTCAGGATCgcttattgcacagagcaggtaagtataaacctgtttatgaaaaagaaaaaaaaaagcatttacaatcactttaatgttggaGACTACTTGAGAAGTTCATTCGCTGTAAACATCAGCTTTGTCATGTTTGGTAGCTCCAGCTCAAACCCTGGAATAgatagtcctcatgcacacggacgtttttacagctgcttttttgagctttttttgcagcttaaaaaggcctgtctatgttagtctatggcttcatgcccacctaggcgtttttgagctgcaagtggcataggcgtttttaagctgtaaaaaaaacccaggaccagtgggttctgagagacgtttttcagctgtaaaaacgctctaacgctcaaaaacgtcattcaccaacgttttttagcgtttttgatccattgaaaaaaaaaaaaatttgaaaaaaaaaaacgctcaaaaacgctaacgcggaaaaacgctcaaaaacactattacaaaaacgctgaaaaaagctgaaaaaagtcactgctaaaatactggcgttttcataacgtctttttaacagcctgtgtgcatgagggcttatgtGTATTCCAGGTGTAGCACAGCatgtaaaggttttacataaaatgtCCTGTTCTATTAGAGCTGTGAATTGCCTGTACATAGATGAATGGATGTCATCAGCTGGTCATTTACTTTGAGCCATTCTTCTCTCCTGTCTTCTGAACTTGAATGTCTCCATTGTGCGATCCATTCTTGGAGGGAGGTAAAGGAGGGTCTGCTGGTGCTGCATTAAAGATCCCTAGCTGCTGACTCATGACCCTGTTCAGCGGAATTGCACTTAGTTGAGCTTGTTAGTTGTGCATGCAGAACATTTTCAGTGCAATATCGTGTACACATCCCTTTGATGTTGTTCTGGATGGGGGACTCTTGGCTATTTGCTCTCACTTGGACGTACCCTGGAGACTAAAGATGAAATACGAGAGGATAATTTGATTCCGCTCTGTTCCTCCACGTAATTACATCAGACAAGGTCTCTAAATGAGGTTTGATGCTGAAGGAAATACTTTGAAAAACTTAAAGCAAATGGTTTAGATTTGGTGCAGCAATGAAGACTTTGTTACCACTTTTCAGAAGCTGGGTTGCATCATATctatattttttaactttattacaTGCAAGAACATGGGTGCCAGCAGGAGAGGATTTAAaacagtattaaaaccaaaaatgaaatatattgcagtttttctaatcattacatgtgatggctgcatttgttttgttcttttagACTTATTTTTTTCTCGGTTTTCTCCTGTGATCTGGCCAggaacacatctcctgtattagagtgcctctactctggatgaagaagcacagggtggcacatttggacagcagcattgtcagtctgggggtaggggaatattagatgtactagcaaattgtaacccaactccagctaatactttaaaaGGCATTATAGCAAACAGTTTAATttgttttgggataaaggttttacataaaagctgatcattgtaagcacccctgccaaatTAAAATATAGGAAAGagcacctaaaaaagaaaacaaatgcagccaccacatctaagaactggtaacctgcaatataatcgattttgcttttgggtttaatactgctttaaccagttcctatagtcaaatgacagccAGGAGGGACCGCTCTAGATCCAGGTGGACGTTATATGGCGTCCAACCCAGAACGTGCCTCACACGAGCTCCATGGGATGTGCTGTGCTGTGGCTCCATCTGTCAGAAGATAGATCAGTGTACCGGCTCGTTGCCAGGCCCATGTGATTgcggtgaccaatcacagcagattgcatgacaattgtacacaatggatggcttgcaATCATGCCATttaattgtgtactattgtgttaatCGCTGTGATTGGTtgcagtgattacatggtacagacagggccaatcacaccccatctgtaccatgtgattagctgtggccaatcaatagtaaacactgaattaatcaaattcattcagtaaaaatggttgtttataaccaCGATATGTAcggttataagcaatcatagtatgcaaaaaaaaaacctgatcacatccccaaagtagtacaatgttactagtacaatgctctggtcacagtatgtaaaaaaaaatatatatatatatatatatatatatatatatataattttttttaataaaaaaaaaaaaaaaatttaatatatattaattttatttttatttttttccatactgtcaccagtcagtgtccctagtTACTGCCAAATCAGTTATATGATGcatatgatgcactgatggcactatctcttcattttccaaaacattgtgacaaaaaattaaaacttaaaaaaacttgccatgcctcttactaaataccttggactgtctgctttccaaaaaggggtaattctGCCAAATCAGTTATATGATGCATATGATGCACTGATGACACTatctcttcattttccaaaacattgtgacaaaaaattaaaacttaaaaaaacttgccatgcctcttactaaataccttggactgtctgctttccaaaaaggggtaatttgggagtatttgtactgtcctggcattttagagcccAATAAAATGAGATCGTTCGTCAGCACATCAGGATTGaacgattttcagatatataccatagtttgcgcactctataactttcctacagactaactagtatacactgatttgggttattttcaccaaagaaatgtagcagaatacatttttgtcctaaatttatgaagaacaaatatttttatttgcaaacttttttacctgaaacgaagaaaaacatttttttttttttcaaaatttgtggtctttttttcatttagcaaaaaaacaaaacacaaaacaaaacacaaaccccagtggtgactaaataccaccaaacgaaagcttgatttgtgtggaaaaaaatgggtACAATGTTGTGCATGACTGCAcaaatttgaaaatgaaaattggcctggccaggaaggggcgaaggtgcctggtattgaagtggttaatatttgcttTAGAAATACCATTGACTTAGTGCCTACCTGGTAGCTAACTTGTTTTCCCTGTATTTACTCTCATCTTTGATCATTTTGTGACAGTGGTATTGTGACATTGAAACCTATTTTGaccacaaaaaaacaatatatcttTAAAGGAAGAATGCCGCTAAGCACACAACGCATCAGAAGCTTTCCACTGTCCTGTTCCGGCATGAGCTGTACTGTCAATCAGTtggttgttttttttgtattttaattttacAGTTGACCTTTGCAGAGCCACTAGCATCATGGATTTATAAAGTGTTGGGTGGAATTCAGCTAGTTTTTACATAAGAGGCTCTCCAACTGCAGGAGAAATAGGTTATAATATTTAGTGATTTATGCATCTATTCAATTTAAATAATATCCTGATTTGaactctcttgtttttttttttattacttacgtGTTTGTGCAGTGCTTCTTTTTGGCTTGTATATATGGTTCATCTACACCTAATACCAGGGGGTATAGTAGAAACCATTGCATGGTATGGAGTATTACGAATCATTACATTATGGTTAGACAGGCCTTGGTCTACCACCATAACATGTTTGGCTGACCAGGAGGAAATAGGTTCCAGAACGAGGCTTCAGAATTTAGACACCTGTCAAGGCTGTGACAGATCTGTCTCCAGGTCTTTTGTGACTGCAGATACCAATAAACTAACAAAAGCCCAAACCAGACTGTCCAGTACAGGTGGAATCTTACATACTATTGGTCCACAGAAATACATAACTGTTTTATTTCAGTGCTGTCTGCATTTTTAATGTAAACGAATGTTTGGAGGAAGGTGAACATCTGGGCATTGGAGCGTCTGATGTAGCCCCTTTAAAGGTTCTCTCACCATGTGTCGTCCTTGCAATAGCCAATCATCTCTTGTTTACAAGTCTTCTCATGATTGTCCACCTCACAGCTGAAGAACATGGAAAGCAACAGGACTTTCTTGAGGGCATATCATGTCACGTTAATCTGATGGAATTTCTTTCTTTACTATACTATTTTTCACCAGAGGGATGCTGtagaccacatgtgtcaaacacatggTCCGGGGGCCAAATCCGGGCCCCTCTGgttatttcatgtggccctcgcatctTCTACAGCTGTGGCACCTCCCTCGTCTCCACCCCACCTTGTCTAAGCAGTCAGCAACAGAGAGGagaacagaactcctcctacagatcctgcgcctctgTGCAGGCGCAGCAAGCCCTCGTCTCTACCTCCCCtgatctcagcattcagcagactccggcagctgattccagccctcctctggtccttccCAGTTCTGCCCCAAGCTTCTTCTGGGCAGCACACAAAGTAAGGGGAGTGCACTGTAATGTAAGGTGGGGTGAGGGACCTTTGACTTCTGATAGTCTTGGGGGCTcttgacaactgatgtaaggggggagggggtgctctgAACATCTGCTTATAGTTATTAGAGGAATAATATAATTCTATGCTAGTTGAAAAGGTGGGTTGCACACTGCCGGTATCATCCTATAATAATCTCATCATATGATATTTAGACACTGAAACTGCATCGTGTATGCTGCtggtttgcttttcttttttttttctttttttttccttttttttttggccctTTGGGCAAAATAAGTCAAACAGGAAATGTCTGCGTGTCTTTCCCAGGGGTTATAAATAGAAGAGTGAATGTGTGGTAGACCCTATTGAAATGGAAAACTTGAACTTTCAGATTCTGGCTTGTTTATCTCATGCCTAATTGGATAGAAATAGATTTGCTTTTCTGTCCTTGGGAAAGGCTTGCTGTCTTTCTGACAGGTGTAAAAATAGATGTGCGGGTAGTACAGGCCCGTTTGGTCTACCTTTTATTAAAGGTTTGTGGTTTGTGAGCCATCATTGTCTTCCCTGCCTGTTTGTAGATGTACAGGCCAATAATAGAAATGCTGTGCTATTGCACCTGCTGCCTGAAGTGACTTTCCTGAAGTCTCAGGCCCTTGTAAAAGGACAATAAAGATGTTCTGCTGCAAGGCATTGTAAACTGCTGATTACTTATCACCTGCACTGCACAGCTGTTCTGCATATGATCACTGCTCTGAGAATGTTTGTGTCTTGTGTTCCAGGATGGGATCCTGCCAGTGATAATTACATTGAGCTGGTGTGCCGTTTAATGTCCGTCTTGACATGTTATCTGCTTTTCTTTGCAGCTGGATCCCCAAGCAGTGCAAAGCAAGAACTGGCATATGGACGTCATAGAGATGAATGGGGTGAGTGACCGAAGGCACACATGCTTTAGGTGTACAATATAGTTACTGCAAAGACTGGTCAACAATGAGCAGAAACTCCCACCAAGTGGCTACAAATTAAGATTGTTCTACAATAGTTTTCTGTATCCCAATTAGGAAGGTTTCCCCTCACTGGTACAAGAAGTGAGCAGAATCCTGTTCACAGAAGACAATAAAATCTCCTTCTTTTTGGTACCGAGAGGAAGAGTTGtgcactgtacacacgatcggactttccaacaacaaaaccgtggatttttgttagaaggatgttggctcaaacttgtcttgcatacacacggtcacacaaatgctggCCAACAATTACCAACGTGggaacgtacaagacgtatgacaagcagagaaaaaggaagttcaatagcctgtgcgTCTcctgctttattccgagcatgcgtgaacttttgtgcgttggacttgtgtacacacgattggaaatttgagaacctgctatcaaacatttgttggcggaaagtccaacagcaaatgtttgatggagcatacacacggtcggactttcagccaacaagctcacatccaacatttgttgtcggaaaatctgatcgtgtgtacggggcattagaccctgCAATACCTTTTTAGGAACCATTGACAGCATAACACTGTGCAttgcaactagggttgccacctcatccctttaaacccaaacacattaattacacagattctgtggctgattaaggtggtaattaaactcacttggtgctttatctgcattaaattagcctcagaacctgtgtaattaatattcgGATTTTAAGGGGTTGAGGTGGCAATCCTAATTGCAACACACACGTTGTCATGCACTGGCATGTGTTCAACAGTCCATTCAAAGGGAATGGGTAGAAACACACTGCAAATGGGGCAGGCGGCATTTTTTTGCAGCACAGTACAGGACTCTTGgggtgtgatttactaaaactggagagtgcaaaatctagtacaACTGTACatagtagccagtcagcttctaacttcatcttgttcaattaagctttgacagaaaaataaacctggaagctgattggcttctatgcagaactgcaccaaattttgcactttccagtcttAGTATTCAAACCCACGCTTGTTGTACCATGCTACAACATACATGAGTTTTTTAAGGTGCATTGAAGTACCCTTCATAATGAATGGCTCCTTGTTGTCTCATTGGTGGATACCCATCACATCTTTTGTGATCACCCCAACAGGGACTTGACAGTGAGCTTCCatgcattacacacacacacacacacacagttatggCACACAatgggctttaattttttttttaaaaagtgtctaaATCTCACTGCAGAGGAGCCCTAAATGCATCCTAAAGGGTCTGTCTGTATACTTTTGTTTCTTGGTATAAGCTAGAGACCTAACAATCTCTGTTGTCTCTTGAGGACTCTGATCTTCGTTTTTCACTTCCTGGGTGTGTCCAGCTGAAGGGACTCGCCCTCTGTTGGATTAATTTgttatattatggagaatgtaacGGGGTTAGCTAGAACACACATAGGGGAGGGGGAACACCCAAAATTCCCAGGTAGAGAAGACCAGATTCTTGAACTACTTCAAGAGCTCCCCGAGTTACCTAAGACATAGAATTCACGGACTGACCACTTAATACCTGTGTTTGGACAGGTTTAGGTGGCAAAAAGGTTTTGTGTGGGCCATTTAATAATTGTGTTGGTGCAGGGAGGATATACTGTAGGTTATCACCAGTTCTTGAAATGTTAAAACATTACTTATTAATAAACAGACATAGCTAAAAGTGACTATATAGATCTTTTGTAGGAAAACCTTTTATGTCACATTTTGTCAAATTTTCAGCTGATCTGTTTTACTTTCAGATTAAAGTAGAGTTTTCTATGAAGTTCAGCAGCCGTGATATGAGCTTGAAAAGGACGCCCTCTAAGAAGCAGACAGGCGTTTTTGGAGTTAAAATCAGCGTAGTGACAAAGTAAGTTGATCGCCTCATTCTCTCCAATAAGATCTGTTGAGGACTTATTCCCCATATGTCAGTTCAGCTTGACTTTCACCAATTAGCACCAAAGCCACTGTCATAAAAGCAGAGCTTGTCTCTTGTAGAGCCAGTGAACATTGCTTATTACAGCTGAACTAATGAGCACATCTCTGTCTTTACCAGGCGTGAGCGATCCAAGGTGCCATATATAGTACGTCAATGTATAGAGGAGGTTGAAAAGCGTGGCATTGAGGAGGTCGGGATATACAGGATATCTGGAGTAGCGACCGACATTCAGGCCTTGAAAGCTGCTTTCGATGCTAGTAAGTTTCAATTGGAATGACATTTGTAATTAAGGAAAAGAAGCCAAGCTTAAAATGTTCTTGATGTATATTGATTGTTTCTGATTTCCTTTTTAGACAACAAAGACATCCTGATGATGCTTAGTGACATGGACATTAATGCCATAGCTGGGACATTAAAATTGTATTTCCGTGAGCTCCCTGAACCACTCCTTACAGACAGGCTGTACTTGGCTTTTATGGAAGGAATTGGTATGTACCATTCTTCTTTTACCTATTTGAGAGAGAAATTATGtttaactgtgttttttttttttttttaaatagcacttAAAAAAAGATTGTCATTTAAAGCTATTATGCAGCTATTGTTCGACCAACAAATTTCTacccagctcctttgatttttaCCTCAAAAGAAGTTGACGGGACCACTGACCAAATTTTAGCCGATTCATCAGAAACTGGGTAAAATTTGTGTAGTGTATGGAcaactttaagccggccatagactggtttgaatctcggccggatCAGCAGAAGCTGGCCGTGATTCATACCAAGTGTGGGctggctaaatgtaccaagttgattgaacgatcaacttgggtacaaccaacctgccagatttacttgcgattattgctagccgcTGCCAtatccgctagcaataatcattgtcttctccttGTGGTGATGGCTTCGCCTGCCCCCCTccgctgcaacccatggttgcaggaaagaaatttgccccatctatggcctgccttacattcCCATTTAACATTGCAGTATTGATCAGCAGATTCTCCTCTATACAGAAACGGGGTGCCTTCAGATCAGGCATCAGTAGTCAAGTTGGCCCACCAACTGAAAAAATGAATGCCCATCTCCAGGAAAATGTAAAATTATCCCTTGAAGTGGGGCATGTTGAGTCAACTGTTTGTTTTTGTCCGGGAGAGAGGAGAAAGCTGTATACTCGCCAGTTCCTCCAGTCTACCGGCAAACAGAGCTCCTCCGCGATCCaggggtggactgttcctgatgtcctcACGTAGAGAGCATATCTATGGGCGTAATGGCGTCAGGAACAGTCCAGCACACAAGACCGCTAGACCGCGGTCTAGCAGAAAGACACAAGGACTGGTCTGTGTGGGAAGAATCAGagtattaggtaagtatatctctgttCTCCAATCCCCAAAAAACAATCCGTTTCCCAAACCGTTTTTTTACCAATTTATTTATTGACCTTTGAAGGGATATGGTCACCTTTTATGAAAGCCCATGCAGAGAATTTGTTGTCTCTTACATTCTGTTATTGATATTGACTTGTGATGGTGTCCTATTATGGATATGAAGTGTATATGTCTTTCAAAAAGTATCTTTAAAGTATATTCAAAGATGTCCTGGGTTTACATTGCTTTATACATGTGTAATCATACATACAATTAATATAGGTCAGTAGGTCTATATTATTTGGCTGGTGGCCTGTTCTACAGCTGTTTACAAAACCCCATTGTTGGCTTATCCGTTGTTTGATTATGTGCTGCTTGTGACTCCTAATCCTCTTGTGTTTCCTTGGTTACAGCTCTGTCTGATCCAGCTGCCAAGGAGAACTGCATGATGCACCTTCTTCGGTCCTTGCCCGACCCCAACCTCATGACCTTCCTCTTCCTGCTTCAGCATTTGAAAAGGTAACTAAATAAAATGTCACACCTTGTTAAAACAGGACAGATTTTTGGGAGACGACAGTAATACTCATCACAACAAAATAACATGTCCTTCATTTATAGTGTATAGCTGATCATAGATTTACTAaagttcttctaaaaaaaaaaatatgttcattTAAATGTAATTAACGTATTTGGGTAACTGATGATATTTGGGGCTCCTAGTGCAGTTATAGCCTTAATTTATTTCTCAGTTTTGGAtggcgtagggaaaaaaatagaaacacCTCTGCCAGGTGTCCCTGATAGGCAGGGTCTCACTTtatatttgtcctagtgaccattgtcaccagacaaaaagtgatgggaaatctaacATTTTACAGTTGTAACAGGAACAGATGAAGGTAAATTTTTCAGTGGGGCCcctattccagtgacaactgtctgagAAGATTTCAGTAAAGTGTTTCTCTCGTTGTACACTTTCAGGGTCTCTTGACGTTAACTATAACCATTGCAGTGTTTTTTGTAATAGTATGTTGTAATAAAAGGAACACGGCTTGAAATGAGAAAGTACAGgattagctgacgcgtttcgcactcggagctgagtgcttactcatagctatgagtaagcactcagctccGAGTGCGAAACTCGTCAGCtaatcctgtactttctgcatgatggtcttgtatttttgatgatcccatcttcctaataaagacaagttttctacttgtGCGGCATACAGATTTTCTCATTTCAAGCCGTGTTCCacttagcattcagccagcacctgggactcttcaactcTGGAAATCTCACACCTGGGTTTGTgtccacctgagcggtgaaacacccTCTTTATGTTGTAATAAAAGCACAGAAAACACACTAACCCCTCCAGCGCTTAGAGTACTGCCATGAAGTCTCAAAATTATGTGGTCCATCAAAAGAAAGTGTGAGAGAATCCTTCTGGTATGCTCTGTTGGTGCAGCCCTCCTCACAAAGGGAAATCTAGTggataactgtaaaaaaaaaaaaaaaaaagcacacaggaaGGTGCAAACCTCTAGCGCATTATCAAggggtttttttattatatagaatGAACAACCAAATCAATGCTCACAAAAGTAGGAAATACATAAGTATTGTAATACACCAAATCACGAGCCGATGCTGGAATCACGCGGCCTGACCTGATGCACCACTGCGTTGGCGCGTTGACATGTTTTGGAGGACAACCCCTGTTCCTCAGAGCTAAGAGGAAGGAGGTTCTTCCCCGAAAGGCATCAGACTGCCAACATAGTGGTGCATCAGGTCAAACCACGTGATTCCCGCACTGGATAGTGATTAGTGTATTACAACGCTTATGTATTACCTATTTTTGTTAATATTGATTTGGCTAGCTGttctatataacaaaaaaaaattggtaatgcactaggtattTGCGCCCTCCTGTGTGCTTTTTTACGTTTATGTTATAGTAATGGCCAAAGTAAATGGAGCAGCATCTTCTGAAACCTTCTAGTCACATCATCTTACAACTGTTTGTCAATGCTTAAGTAGCTTTCTGTGGATTACAACTCAAACCACCTATTGAGGTCTGCAGGCTGTAAGAAATGCTGAAAATTGTACCTGACATCAAAGCAATTATGATTTTATTCCTCTCCCTTATGTAAAAAAGCCTTCTGCTGCAGATTAAGTTGGACTGCAATGCATGCTTATCTTGTTCTAGTACATATCACACACACAGCTTGCCATAGGAACCATGAAGAACATATGTATATGGGCATGTAGCCCCTTTTATTCTCTTTCTTGAGTTAGGGGGCATGAGACCTTGTTTTTCTTTAGGTTACATAACGTAGTTTTTTTTATTGTAGTACAGGCTCTCTTTAATTTGGGTACTTGGTGCTTGCAGCCTTCAGATTCCGTTAGCTGGCGTGTCGCCATACTTTGTACTATGTCGTAATTATTACCTGGAAACAGACAATGTATGGTTGGTTACCGCTACAGAACACACATGATTCTTTGGTTACTAATCTCTTCTAAGTTAGTGTTGCATGAGAACTGGGACAAACGTTTACAGGAAAATTCAAGTTTTCCATCGTAGAGTCGGGTAGTCGCCAACTCTCACATCTGCTTTTCTGGAGGGTGACCAGTTCTGGAAGGAAAGCAAGGGGAAGGAATAGACAGCAGCTGTTTTTCTCATACCAGCAGCTCAGCTCTTGTGTGGCAGAGCTTTAAAGGGGACAACATATGTTGGTGGGAAAGTACATTGTGATACAGCAAGTGTCCTGGCTGAAAAGACATTCAGATCTGACAATTCCATCAGACATAAACATTCATTCAGCTCTATAGCCTGACGGATTAacagcacacaaaagaagaaatatTTTTAAGAGTGCCAGGTCATGAATAATATGTTAGCAAGATGGTTTGATTGTTACTTATTGGTATTCAGACCTACAAGAGAGCTTCTGTAGCTGACAAAGACTGTAGTACCGCTTAAAGAGCTAGTAGGATATGGGTGATGCCTGCATGACGTTCTGTATTTGTGTCTTTTGTTTCCTTAGTGAAAGGTAAACCTATATCCAATAATGATTTACTTAGCCTAGCACGGTTCTGCAAATCACATTACATGTCGCTTTTTGTTCCTGCAATACTTAAATGTACAATTGTGTGCAAactatttttgttaataaaactcAACACCTCATTACGTCAGCAGGTGCCTAAAGGTGATTGTGTTTCAAATGAACCTATTGCTTATTATACActacattgccaaaagtattgggatgcctgcctttaaacggacatgaactttaatggcgtcttggttcgtagggttcaatattgagttggcccaccctttgcagctattacaacTTCAACTTTTCTGtgatctatgggaatgtttgaccattccaacagaagcgcatttgtgaggtcaggcagtgatgttggatgagaaggcctggcttgcagtctctgctctaattcatcccaaaggtgttctattggcttgaggtcaggactctgtgtaggccattcaagttcttccaccctaaactcgctcatccatgtctttatggaccttgctttgtgcactggtccaaatcatttggtcgagggggggattatggtgtgggtttgttcttcagggattgggctttgccccttagtttccagtgaagggaactcttagacgtcagcataccaagacattttgaaatatttcatgctcccaactttgtgggaacagtttggggatggctccttcctgttccaacatgactgcacaccagtgcacaaagcaaggtccataaagacatgaataagcaagtttggggtggaggaacttgactggtcctgacctcaacccaatagaaaacctttgggatgaattggagctgaga
This window contains:
- the ABR gene encoding active breakpoint cluster region-related protein isoform X6; the protein is MTEVIMQTDCNLNSVCEHLEHCCLERLQDAGAKRPSNTGARLWGRVRNKLLRQKLDPQAVQSKNWHMDVIEMNGIKVEFSMKFSSRDMSLKRTPSKKQTGVFGVKISVVTKRERSKVPYIVRQCIEEVEKRGIEEVGIYRISGVATDIQALKAAFDANNKDILMMLSDMDINAIAGTLKLYFRELPEPLLTDRLYLAFMEGIALSDPAAKENCMMHLLRSLPDPNLMTFLFLLQHLKRVAEKEPINKMSLHNLATVFGPTLLRPSEVESKGHTNLASDIWSHDVMAQVQVLLYYLQHPPISFSELKRNTLYYSTDV